One window from the genome of Spirosoma rhododendri encodes:
- a CDS encoding patatin-like phospholipase family protein: MPSNPFISTARDYVVAFYQTQRNALVIIITLLIALYILTGTDQADDMIEAVISSGVGSLLFLFILVGAFIWSWVVYGSTRLILHVSPVGLRLTPAMDTLLRWLPRLGGMLPNLILAFAFWEPAEPQPYLLITASGILLYMFRLVEQRVPVFALPHHWTFRDRYTSMVQDFRVLWRHPLGRRIVATGFVLTAILLILFSLPVQWGIARYFRPTAVILFGISFFTFWGSLLVYFNDYRYRPLLLVVGIYFVAVSAFNDNTAVREATGPNVPPIDQRPTVEAHFLRWVEARHTAPGDTIPLILVAAEGGGIRALNWTAETLIRLDSIIPGFSRHVYALSGVSGGGVGTAFYTAFLRDVPEAQRIDRFAQFRRVIRDDYLSAVSSALLFPESLQRLSFVPFPSLERGKWLEDSWADSYRRNLGLHTLDSAVTSLYQRPGGYDYNLPSLLLNGTLAESGQKVITSNLKLDSRYFRDVVSTVDLLSHDVPLKTAASLCSRFPVVTNGALVRNGALKNGDVQPYGGHVVDGGYFDNSGVETCFQLLNNLVPSIRRLDSTGQATVVPYILFIQNSNTLGRVTRAKSIMQIVRIPLLGFFNAWDNGSVTRDNMFNSFVDRFANPRTNYLTLRLAYNDRYPLGWYLSERVANRLSEQARDSISLKNPALRQLQSAFRRAGVR; this comes from the coding sequence ATGCCTTCCAATCCGTTTATCAGTACCGCCCGCGACTACGTGGTTGCGTTTTATCAGACGCAGCGCAACGCACTGGTTATCATCATCACGCTGCTGATTGCCCTGTATATCCTGACGGGAACCGATCAAGCCGACGACATGATCGAAGCCGTTATCAGTTCCGGAGTGGGCAGCCTGCTGTTTCTGTTTATTCTGGTGGGCGCGTTTATCTGGAGTTGGGTCGTCTATGGCAGTACGCGGCTGATTCTGCACGTGTCGCCGGTGGGGTTGCGGCTGACGCCAGCGATGGATACGCTGCTGCGCTGGCTACCCCGGCTGGGCGGTATGCTCCCAAATCTAATTCTGGCCTTTGCCTTCTGGGAACCGGCCGAACCACAACCTTACCTGCTGATTACTGCCAGCGGTATTCTCCTGTATATGTTCCGACTGGTCGAGCAGCGCGTACCGGTGTTTGCTCTGCCCCATCACTGGACGTTTCGGGATCGCTACACCAGCATGGTGCAGGATTTTCGGGTACTGTGGCGGCATCCGCTGGGTCGGCGTATCGTCGCGACGGGGTTCGTGCTGACGGCTATCCTCCTGATTCTGTTCAGCCTGCCCGTTCAGTGGGGCATTGCCCGGTACTTCCGACCAACGGCCGTTATTCTGTTCGGCATTTCGTTTTTCACGTTCTGGGGCAGTCTGCTGGTTTATTTCAACGACTACCGCTATCGCCCGCTTTTGCTCGTAGTGGGCATTTACTTCGTGGCCGTCAGCGCGTTCAACGACAACACCGCCGTGCGCGAAGCCACCGGCCCCAACGTGCCGCCCATCGATCAGCGACCAACGGTGGAAGCTCATTTTTTACGGTGGGTAGAAGCGCGCCATACAGCCCCCGGAGATACCATTCCACTGATTCTGGTGGCGGCTGAGGGGGGCGGTATCCGGGCACTGAACTGGACGGCCGAAACGCTTATCCGGCTCGATTCGATCATTCCCGGTTTCAGCCGACACGTGTATGCGCTGAGTGGTGTATCGGGTGGGGGTGTCGGGACGGCGTTTTACACGGCTTTTCTGCGCGACGTGCCCGAAGCGCAACGTATAGACCGCTTTGCGCAATTCCGGCGGGTCATCCGTGACGACTACCTGTCGGCGGTGTCATCGGCTCTGCTGTTTCCCGAATCGCTCCAGCGGCTTTCATTTGTGCCGTTTCCGTCGCTGGAGCGGGGCAAATGGCTGGAAGATTCGTGGGCCGATTCGTACCGGCGAAATCTGGGTCTGCACACCCTCGACAGTGCCGTGACGAGTCTGTACCAACGGCCCGGTGGTTACGACTACAACCTGCCGTCGCTGCTGCTCAACGGTACCCTGGCCGAGTCGGGGCAGAAGGTTATTACGTCGAACCTGAAACTCGACAGCCGCTATTTCCGGGATGTTGTCTCGACGGTCGATCTGCTGAGCCACGATGTACCACTGAAAACGGCGGCATCGCTGTGCAGCCGCTTCCCGGTCGTGACCAACGGCGCGCTGGTGCGGAACGGTGCCCTAAAAAACGGCGACGTGCAGCCCTACGGTGGGCACGTAGTCGACGGGGGGTACTTCGATAATTCGGGGGTGGAAACCTGCTTTCAGTTGCTCAATAACCTCGTCCCGTCGATCCGCCGACTTGATTCTACTGGTCAGGCGACGGTCGTTCCGTACATTCTGTTTATTCAGAACAGCAACACGCTGGGCCGGGTAACGCGGGCCAAATCAATCATGCAGATTGTACGGATTCCGCTGCTGGGCTTTTTCAACGCCTGGGACAACGGTTCTGTCACCCGCGACAATATGTTCAACTCGTTCGTCGACCGTTTCGCCAATCCGCGCACCAACTACCTGACCCTCCGACTGGCGTACAATGACCGGTATCCGCTGGGCTGGTATCTATCAGAGCGCGTTGCCAACCGGCTCAGCGAACAGGCCCGCGACTCAATCAGCCTAAAAAACCCCGCCCTCCGGCAGCTACAGTCAGCGTTCCGAAGGGCGGGGGTACGGTAA
- the uvrA gene encoding excinuclease ABC subunit UvrA: MPNTPPQSESFADDQFIHVRGARQHNLKNVDVAIPRDALVVFTGVSGSGKSSLAFGTLYAEAQRRYLESVSPYTRRLFNQMAVPEVDSIDGLPPAVALQQQRGQPTTRSSVGSVTTLSNLVRMLYSRAGHYPPGLGILYAESFSPNTPQGACPTCHGTGSIYSVTEESMVPDPSLTIRQRAVAAWPQAWGGQNLRDILVSLGYDVDRPWRDLPKEQRDWILFTDEQPTVPVYPGYTPEQTQRALKRKQPPDYMGTFSSARRHVLHTFANTQSQQMKKRVSAYMLHTTCPTCHGKRLQPDSLRVTFAELDIADFSELPLKRLTSLLQPYADGQADRYRQTPPEQAEVIRRITADLVARLAVLLDLGLGYLSLERSTPTLSPGELQRLRLSTQLYSNLFGVVYVLDEPSAGLHPSDTKALLAALAGLKRAGNSLFVVEHNLDVIRQADWLVDVGPGAGSLGGEILYSGPPAGLAEINSSQTRPYLFATGNAHVGHTLRIPTGHVQLTNISRNNLQSLDVAIPLGVLTTVTGVSGSGKSTLISQALVELVARYLGQSLPADDDDTSDEPGPVTTSGQLGGDIQRIKRLVQVDQKPIGRTPRSNMATYTGLFDNVRKLFAATPAAQKAGYDAGQFSFNVAKGRCPHCQGEGFVMVELLFLPSVYSPCPVCHGARYNDQTLAIRYRDKTIADVLNLTVDAAIDFFSDDPTIRRPLTVLHDVGLGYLRLGQPATELSGGEAQRIKLATELQRTSNGATLYILDEPTTGLHPADVDRLLVQLSSLVNGGNTVVVVEHTMRVVSASDWVIDMGPGAGDEGGHIVAQGTPTDVAASTASRTAPYLKLYLNSLDG, encoded by the coding sequence ATGCCTAACACCCCACCGCAATCTGAATCCTTCGCCGACGACCAGTTCATTCACGTTCGCGGGGCTCGCCAGCACAATCTGAAAAACGTCGACGTAGCCATTCCCCGCGATGCACTCGTCGTGTTCACCGGCGTATCGGGGTCGGGTAAATCGTCGCTGGCGTTCGGGACGCTCTACGCCGAAGCCCAGCGCCGGTACCTGGAGTCGGTATCGCCCTATACTAGGCGGCTGTTCAACCAGATGGCCGTTCCCGAAGTCGACAGTATCGATGGGTTACCACCGGCCGTTGCCCTGCAACAACAGCGCGGTCAGCCGACGACCCGCTCGTCGGTGGGTAGCGTCACCACGCTGTCGAACCTGGTCAGGATGCTGTATTCGCGGGCTGGGCATTACCCGCCGGGGCTGGGTATTTTGTACGCCGAATCGTTTTCGCCCAACACGCCCCAGGGTGCCTGCCCCACCTGTCACGGCACGGGCAGTATTTACTCGGTTACGGAAGAATCGATGGTGCCCGACCCGTCGCTGACGATCCGGCAGCGGGCCGTTGCCGCGTGGCCGCAGGCGTGGGGTGGGCAGAACCTGCGCGACATTCTGGTATCGCTGGGCTACGACGTCGACCGGCCCTGGCGCGACCTGCCGAAGGAGCAGCGCGACTGGATCCTATTTACCGACGAGCAGCCCACCGTTCCCGTCTATCCTGGCTACACCCCTGAGCAAACGCAGCGGGCACTCAAGCGGAAACAGCCGCCAGACTATATGGGTACGTTCAGCAGTGCCCGGCGGCACGTGCTGCATACGTTTGCCAACACGCAGAGTCAGCAGATGAAAAAGCGGGTGTCGGCCTACATGCTTCACACCACCTGCCCGACCTGCCACGGCAAACGACTCCAGCCCGATTCGCTGCGGGTTACGTTTGCCGAACTCGACATCGCCGATTTCTCCGAGCTACCGCTCAAACGCCTGACCAGCCTGCTACAACCCTACGCCGATGGGCAGGCCGACAGGTACCGCCAAACGCCACCCGAACAGGCCGAAGTGATCCGGCGCATTACGGCAGATCTGGTGGCCCGACTTGCCGTTCTGCTCGATCTGGGGCTAGGGTATTTGTCGCTGGAACGCAGCACCCCTACCCTATCGCCGGGCGAACTCCAACGGCTGCGGCTATCTACGCAACTGTATTCAAATCTGTTCGGCGTCGTGTACGTACTTGATGAACCCTCGGCGGGGCTGCATCCGTCCGACACCAAAGCATTGCTAGCGGCATTGGCGGGGTTGAAGCGGGCCGGAAACTCGCTATTCGTGGTTGAGCACAACCTGGATGTGATCCGGCAGGCCGACTGGCTGGTCGACGTGGGACCGGGTGCCGGTTCGCTGGGGGGCGAAATTCTGTATAGTGGCCCACCAGCGGGTCTGGCCGAAATCAACTCATCACAGACACGGCCTTATCTCTTCGCTACCGGCAACGCCCACGTTGGCCACACCCTCCGAATACCCACCGGCCACGTACAGCTAACCAACATCAGCCGTAACAACCTACAGTCGCTGGACGTGGCTATACCGCTGGGGGTACTGACGACTGTTACTGGCGTGTCGGGGTCGGGAAAATCGACGCTGATCAGTCAGGCGCTGGTCGAACTAGTCGCCCGTTATCTGGGGCAGTCACTACCTGCCGATGATGACGATACATCGGATGAACCTGGCCCAGTCACCACGAGCGGACAGTTGGGTGGTGATATCCAGCGGATCAAACGGCTGGTGCAGGTCGATCAGAAGCCGATTGGCCGTACCCCCCGCTCCAACATGGCCACCTACACCGGCCTGTTCGACAACGTCCGCAAGCTGTTTGCGGCTACCCCGGCCGCGCAGAAAGCCGGGTACGACGCGGGGCAATTTTCGTTCAACGTCGCCAAAGGCCGCTGCCCGCACTGTCAGGGTGAAGGTTTCGTGATGGTCGAACTGCTGTTTCTACCGAGCGTGTATTCGCCCTGCCCGGTCTGTCACGGTGCACGCTATAACGACCAGACGCTGGCGATCCGCTACCGCGACAAAACCATCGCCGACGTACTCAACCTGACGGTCGATGCCGCCATCGATTTTTTCAGCGACGACCCCACGATACGACGCCCATTGACGGTACTGCACGATGTGGGTTTGGGGTATTTGCGGCTGGGTCAGCCCGCGACTGAACTATCGGGTGGGGAAGCGCAGCGTATCAAACTGGCAACGGAACTCCAGCGCACCAGCAACGGGGCCACGCTGTACATCCTCGACGAACCAACCACCGGCTTACACCCCGCCGACGTCGACCGGCTACTGGTTCAACTAAGCAGCCTGGTCAACGGCGGTAATACGGTCGTCGTCGTTGAGCACACCATGCGGGTCGTTTCCGCCAGCGACTGGGTTATCGACATGGGGCCGGGGGCCGGCGACGAAGGCGGCCACATCGTCGCGCAGGGCACACCCACAGACGTAGCGGCCAGTACGGCCAGCCGAACCGCTCCATATCTGAAGCTGTATCTGAATTCGCTGGATGGTTGA
- the darT gene encoding type II toxin-antitoxin system toxin DNA ADP-ribosyl transferase DarT has translation MIMFPWLTPENGFIFRIMVLTNLAHVLEHGVACRNCHHLVQQSDFVTIGEDDIIKKRDVRRVSCEPFGVLADYVPFYFAPRSPMLSKITHTNSRVKEEVIYIVSKVSVVAKAGIPFAFSDGHALMDFSRFSNQLAELSMIDWEVMRSKYWNPTSQDNDRRRRRMAEFMVHQYFPVDCIRAIVVANEAVAQAVQQQLDNFASQIPVRIQPDWYF, from the coding sequence ATGATTATGTTCCCCTGGCTTACGCCGGAAAATGGTTTTATATTCCGTATTATGGTGCTAACCAATTTGGCTCATGTACTGGAGCACGGGGTAGCTTGTAGGAACTGCCATCATCTGGTGCAGCAATCAGACTTCGTGACTATTGGCGAAGACGACATTATCAAAAAGCGGGATGTCCGGCGTGTTAGTTGCGAGCCATTCGGCGTGTTGGCTGACTATGTACCCTTCTACTTCGCGCCCCGATCACCGATGCTCTCAAAGATTACGCATACCAATTCACGAGTCAAAGAAGAAGTTATTTACATCGTCAGCAAAGTTTCAGTGGTAGCGAAAGCGGGCATTCCTTTTGCTTTTTCGGATGGACATGCGCTCATGGACTTTAGTCGGTTCAGTAATCAACTGGCAGAACTGTCGATGATTGATTGGGAAGTCATGCGGTCCAAGTACTGGAACCCGACTTCACAAGACAATGATCGTCGCCGACGACGCATGGCCGAGTTCATGGTCCATCAGTATTTTCCGGTCGATTGCATCCGGGCCATTGTCGTGGCGAATGAAGCGGTAGCGCAGGCCGTTCAACAGCAATTAGATAACTTTGCAAGTCAGATTCCGGTTAGAATTCAACCAGACTGGTACTTTTAA
- a CDS encoding OPT family oligopeptide transporter — translation MTTSDHKPFIPAAESPAEFTLKAIITGAVFGVLFGAATVYLSLKAGLSVSASIPIAVLAISLGRRFLNTTILENNIIQTTGSAGESIASGVVFTMPGFLFLTNGIGADFFNYWTILTLSILGGLVGTLMMIPLRRSLIVQEHGTLPYPEGTACASVLIAGERGGDFAKTAYQGLGAALVYAFLQKVLHLIAEAPVWATKQTNRYFPSAQVAGEITPEYLGVGYIIGFRISAVLVGGGILAWLGLIPLLASVVPGDTIALQLQKLGYLTNLQTAGGPGGWNPQTHAFADNAAAIYRAYIRQIGAGAVTAGGFMTLLKTIPTIVSSFKQSFSRSSVVAMETEEQLSESQRTVRTEQDLSVRIVLIGSIVLIALMVILPQIPGDSFLTKALIAVLVIVFGFFFVTVASRIVGLIGSSSSPVSGMTIATIMGTALVFIGFGLTGRVYEPAVLVVGSMICVAAANAGATSQDLKTGYLVGATPKYQQMALFIGVIVSSLVVGATVKILDTPTPDLLAQGITHAIGSDKFPAPQGTLMATLIKGLLSFNLDWQFVLVGAFIAFVFELCGVSALAFAVGLYLPLSTTLPIFAGGLVKAFVDWNMKRTGRVEEDADLGRGSLFATGLVAGGALAGVAVALLSVNESMYNALTSLTLEPALAGALGNGGYMALGALAFVGLAVLLGKIGVTRS, via the coding sequence ATGACTACGTCTGACCATAAACCCTTTATTCCCGCGGCCGAATCGCCCGCCGAGTTCACCCTCAAAGCTATTATTACCGGAGCTGTATTTGGTGTGCTGTTCGGGGCAGCAACGGTCTATCTATCGCTGAAAGCCGGATTGTCGGTGTCCGCGTCGATACCCATTGCGGTGCTGGCCATTTCGCTGGGTCGGCGGTTTCTGAACACGACCATTCTGGAAAACAACATCATCCAGACGACCGGCTCGGCGGGCGAAAGTATCGCGTCGGGGGTAGTGTTTACGATGCCGGGGTTCCTCTTTTTGACCAATGGTATCGGTGCCGACTTCTTCAATTACTGGACGATTCTGACGCTTTCCATTCTAGGTGGGCTGGTCGGGACGCTGATGATGATTCCACTGCGTCGGTCGCTGATCGTACAGGAACACGGTACGCTCCCCTACCCCGAAGGAACGGCCTGCGCGTCGGTGCTGATCGCGGGCGAACGCGGGGGCGACTTTGCCAAAACGGCTTACCAGGGGCTGGGGGCGGCTTTGGTCTACGCCTTTCTGCAAAAAGTGCTGCACCTGATCGCCGAAGCACCGGTCTGGGCAACGAAACAAACGAACCGCTATTTTCCGTCGGCGCAGGTCGCTGGGGAGATTACGCCGGAGTATCTGGGCGTGGGCTACATCATCGGGTTTCGCATTTCGGCGGTGCTGGTGGGTGGGGGTATTCTGGCGTGGCTGGGGCTGATTCCGTTGCTGGCGTCGGTGGTGCCGGGCGATACCATTGCGCTGCAACTGCAAAAGCTGGGGTATCTGACGAACCTGCAAACGGCGGGCGGGCCGGGTGGCTGGAACCCGCAGACGCACGCCTTCGCCGACAATGCAGCGGCTATTTACCGGGCCTATATCCGGCAGATCGGCGCGGGAGCCGTGACGGCGGGGGGCTTTATGACATTGCTCAAAACCATCCCGACAATCGTCTCTTCGTTTAAACAAAGTTTCAGCCGGTCATCGGTGGTGGCGATGGAGACGGAGGAACAGTTGAGCGAGAGTCAGCGAACCGTCCGCACGGAGCAGGACCTGAGCGTGCGAATCGTATTGATCGGAAGTATCGTGTTGATTGCGTTGATGGTCATCCTGCCGCAAATCCCCGGCGATTCGTTCCTGACCAAAGCCCTGATCGCGGTGCTGGTGATCGTGTTCGGCTTTTTCTTTGTCACCGTGGCCAGCCGCATCGTAGGTCTGATCGGGTCGAGTTCGTCGCCGGTATCGGGGATGACCATCGCGACGATCATGGGAACGGCACTGGTATTTATCGGCTTCGGGCTAACGGGCCGAGTCTACGAACCGGCGGTACTGGTAGTGGGCAGCATGATCTGCGTAGCAGCGGCCAACGCGGGGGCTACGTCGCAGGATTTGAAAACGGGCTACCTCGTCGGGGCGACGCCGAAATACCAGCAGATGGCCCTGTTCATCGGCGTTATCGTGTCGTCGCTGGTGGTAGGCGCGACAGTCAAAATTCTCGACACGCCCACGCCCGATCTGCTGGCGCAGGGTATCACCCACGCTATCGGTTCCGACAAGTTTCCGGCTCCGCAGGGTACGCTCATGGCAACGCTCATCAAGGGGCTGCTTTCGTTCAACCTCGACTGGCAGTTTGTGCTGGTGGGCGCGTTCATCGCTTTTGTATTTGAACTCTGTGGCGTCAGTGCGCTGGCCTTCGCGGTTGGGTTGTATCTGCCGCTGTCGACTACGCTGCCCATCTTCGCGGGTGGTCTGGTCAAAGCGTTTGTCGACTGGAATATGAAGCGCACCGGCCGGGTTGAGGAGGATGCAGACCTAGGTCGGGGCAGCCTGTTCGCGACGGGGCTGGTGGCGGGCGGGGCACTAGCCGGAGTAGCCGTTGCGCTGCTGTCAGTCAACGAATCGATGTACAATGCGCTGACATCGCTGACGCTGGAACCGGCGCTGGCGGGCGCGCTGGGCAACGGTGGCTACATGGCCCTCGGCGCGCTGGCGTTTGTTGGGCTGGCGGTTTTGTTGGGAAAAATTGGTGTAACACGCAGTTAG
- a CDS encoding PQQ-dependent sugar dehydrogenase — MKTTAWLLTAATTLTLTAQAGTPPTKRPKTPAPAHPATTIAPDPDNGGIKLTKGFQALVFADNLGRARHAVADPVTGTLYVKLDRLKDGKGIVELRDTDGDGRADQTITFGNYPGTGMGIYNGYLYASSDTSVYRYKMTNGKVLETTTAEPIVVGLTLQRQHASKSLALSPDGKLFVNFGAPSNACQEKDRQKGSKGMDPCPILENYGGIWQFDANKLNQKQSDGKRYATGIRNAVALDWNLTDNTLYALQHGRDNLNNWGGVFTDTVSAELPSEEFLMVKDGADFGWPYCYNDHYQNKKLLAPEYGGDGKTQDRCAGKEKPIMAFPAHWAPNDLLFYKGGSGASAFPARYRNGAFVCFHGSWNRAPLNQGGYFVAFIPFGKNGLPSGKYEVFAENFAGVEEQGKPGENANAGKLALASPGDAKARPVGLAEGPDGSLYVTDSVKGKVWRIMYTAKK; from the coding sequence ATGAAAACGACCGCCTGGCTATTGACAGCCGCCACGACCCTAACCCTGACGGCGCAAGCCGGAACACCCCCGACGAAGCGGCCCAAAACGCCGGCGCCCGCCCACCCGGCCACGACCATCGCACCCGACCCCGACAATGGCGGAATCAAACTAACGAAAGGCTTTCAGGCATTGGTGTTCGCCGATAACCTGGGCCGCGCCCGCCATGCCGTTGCCGACCCGGTAACGGGTACACTCTACGTGAAACTCGATCGGCTGAAAGATGGCAAAGGCATCGTTGAACTGCGCGACACCGATGGCGACGGTCGTGCCGATCAAACCATCACGTTTGGCAATTACCCCGGTACGGGTATGGGCATTTACAACGGCTACCTTTACGCGTCGTCGGACACGTCGGTGTACCGGTATAAAATGACCAACGGCAAGGTGCTGGAAACGACCACGGCCGAACCCATCGTAGTTGGGTTGACCCTGCAACGGCAGCACGCCAGTAAATCGCTGGCGCTGTCGCCCGATGGGAAACTGTTCGTCAACTTCGGGGCACCGTCCAACGCCTGTCAGGAGAAAGACCGGCAGAAAGGGTCGAAAGGCATGGACCCCTGCCCGATTCTGGAAAACTACGGTGGTATCTGGCAGTTCGACGCCAACAAACTGAACCAGAAGCAGTCGGACGGGAAACGTTACGCGACGGGTATCCGCAATGCTGTAGCCCTCGACTGGAACCTGACCGACAACACGCTCTACGCGCTCCAACACGGCCGCGACAACCTCAACAACTGGGGCGGTGTATTTACCGATACGGTCAGCGCGGAACTGCCGTCGGAAGAATTTCTGATGGTGAAAGACGGTGCCGACTTCGGCTGGCCGTACTGCTACAACGATCATTACCAGAACAAAAAACTGCTGGCCCCTGAATACGGTGGCGATGGCAAAACGCAGGATCGTTGCGCGGGCAAGGAGAAGCCGATCATGGCGTTTCCGGCGCACTGGGCACCCAACGATCTGTTGTTTTACAAAGGTGGTTCGGGAGCCAGTGCCTTCCCGGCCCGGTATCGCAACGGCGCGTTCGTGTGCTTCCACGGTTCCTGGAACCGCGCCCCGCTGAATCAGGGCGGTTACTTTGTCGCGTTTATTCCGTTTGGTAAAAACGGTCTGCCATCGGGTAAGTACGAAGTGTTTGCCGAAAACTTTGCGGGTGTCGAAGAGCAGGGTAAGCCCGGCGAAAACGCCAACGCGGGTAAACTGGCCCTCGCCAGCCCCGGCGACGCCAAAGCCCGACCGGTAGGGCTTGCCGAAGGCCCCGACGGTTCGCTCTACGTCACCGACTCGGTCAAAGGCAAAGTCTGGCGGATCATGTACACCGCGAAGAAGTAA
- the darG gene encoding type II toxin-antitoxin system antitoxin DNA ADP-ribosyl glycohydrolase DarG: protein MPITYKTGNLLAETVDALVNTVNTVGVMGKGVALQFKDKYYDNYLRYKEACARGEVVVGQMFITETGLLTPKYIVNFPTKEHWKGFSKLSYIEHGLDDLVSEITRLDIRSIAMPPLGSGNGGLQWSVVKPLILDKVKALPDVDIIIYEPSDAAYQTPRARTKPAPPLTPLRAIVLNGLIRYKELGYDLTLLEIQKIVYLLQRLGLKFDRNLVFERHKYGPYASKLRYALNDLDGYYLTGMKQNEAGPFDTLQINPEKIGQIRDYIQTDCTPEQRQAQHQLHSLIDGFESPLGMELLATVDMILDEQPETRFNVSLLHQAVANWNQRKATLMKPEYIAVTVDRLRRYENALYH, encoded by the coding sequence ATGCCGATCACCTACAAAACCGGAAATCTGCTCGCCGAAACGGTCGATGCACTGGTCAATACCGTCAATACGGTAGGGGTTATGGGGAAAGGTGTGGCCCTGCAATTTAAAGACAAATACTACGACAATTACTTACGCTATAAAGAGGCTTGCGCGCGGGGAGAGGTAGTAGTGGGGCAGATGTTTATTACAGAAACCGGCCTGCTGACACCCAAGTACATCGTCAATTTTCCGACAAAAGAGCATTGGAAGGGCTTTTCCAAGCTAAGCTATATCGAGCACGGCTTGGATGACTTGGTCAGCGAAATTACCCGTCTAGACATCCGGTCGATTGCCATGCCCCCACTGGGAAGCGGTAATGGCGGTTTGCAGTGGAGCGTCGTTAAACCACTCATTTTAGATAAAGTAAAGGCGCTGCCCGACGTCGACATCATTATTTACGAACCATCCGACGCTGCCTATCAAACTCCCCGCGCCCGTACAAAGCCAGCCCCTCCCCTTACTCCGTTGCGGGCCATCGTACTGAATGGGTTAATTCGTTATAAAGAGCTTGGTTATGATCTGACACTGCTGGAAATTCAGAAGATTGTCTACCTGCTGCAACGGCTAGGGCTGAAGTTTGACCGAAATCTGGTATTTGAGCGGCATAAGTACGGACCGTATGCCTCTAAACTGCGATATGCGTTAAACGATTTGGACGGTTACTATCTGACGGGTATGAAACAGAATGAGGCTGGCCCATTCGATACATTGCAGATTAATCCAGAAAAGATCGGTCAGATACGGGATTATATTCAGACGGATTGCACGCCCGAACAGCGGCAGGCTCAGCACCAACTGCACAGCCTGATCGATGGATTCGAGTCCCCCCTGGGTATGGAACTGCTGGCCACGGTCGACATGATACTCGATGAGCAGCCCGAAACACGTTTCAATGTTTCCCTGCTGCATCAGGCCGTTGCCAATTGGAATCAGCGAAAAGCCACGCTGATGAAGCCCGAATACATCGCCGTTACCGTAGATCGGTTGAGACGGTACGAGAACGCTTTGTATCATTAG